Part of the Vulcanisaeta thermophila genome, CAGCCCTGATGAGTGAGCGTAGGACATGGACATGCTATAGGTGTGGACAGCCGGTGATTTCGGGTATGAAGTTCACATTCACGTCGAAGGGCCCCATTCACTGGGAGTGTTTTAGGGCTGAGGTTAAGGATTTCTTCAATGGGGTTATTCCTGAGGATGTTAATGTGCTTCTTGAGTTGATTGATTACTTGAATGAGGGTATTATTAAGGCTAAGGAGCTTGAGGTTAGGGCTTCCGACAGTGTTAGGCAGTCCATAGTTAGTAGGAGGAAGGTGTTCGAGGGTGAGGCGGCCAGGTTAATGAAGGAGCTTGACACGATAATGAGGAGTAACTGGAATAGGGGCACCTAATGCTGGTTATAAGGCCGCCCCTTACTAATGCAGTGTTTTCTTGATTTGCTGG contains:
- a CDS encoding DUF2175 domain-containing protein — its product is MSERRTWTCYRCGQPVISGMKFTFTSKGPIHWECFRAEVKDFFNGVIPEDVNVLLELIDYLNEGIIKAKELEVRASDSVRQSIVSRRKVFEGEAARLMKELDTIMRSNWNRGT